A window of Punica granatum isolate Tunisia-2019 chromosome 8, ASM765513v2, whole genome shotgun sequence genomic DNA:
CCAAGTGTCATAAATTTATTCGTGAAACAGAAGATAAATGACCCCTTCTGTTGCAAGCAAGACCAGAACTAGTTCAATGGATTTCACAAATCCTAGGAACCTTTTTCTGCAATCTTCTGCTGGTATCCTCATGTAGCTATTTAAGAGGACCGTTTTCAAATTTTGTCCCAATTTCTTAAGAAGTAGAATAGAATCAAAAGGCTAAATTATGCTTTTTTACCTGGAAAGTGGCGGGAATGGTGCCGTCCTCTGCTGCAAACATTGACTCATATATTGCTGCAGTTGCTAGAGCTGTCTCTCTTTTCAGGATCTGATTTCATAGATGAATATGAAGAAGTTTAGATAACATCACTCGGAGTGGACGAGGTATATTGCCTTTTATATAAGTATTCTAATCCTCTCTCTTTTCAGGATCTGATTTCATAGATGAATATGGTGAAGTTTAGATAACATCACTCGGAGTGGACAAGGTATATTGCCTTTTATATGAGTATTCTAATTATCTATCTATTcttatagaaagaaaaactGGTGTCTCCAAGCAGTTATTCCCTACTCATATCCAAATTAAACCTATCATCTCTAACTATGGTAAATGATGATAATCTTTAACTATGGTAAACGATGATAAAGTAACACCTTAGGGGGCTGCAAAACTGTTCTCCACCAAGATAACTCCCATAATCTGTCCTCCCCAACTCTCCTCGAGTCCCAATTTTTACTCCCTTCCTTCCCTCTCTTTGGCAGTTTCAGATGCCCAATTCTTCTCCCTTCCCATTTTTCAACcatataaatttcattttttttttcaatttattccAATTATTCAAGAAAAAACTAAATGGTACATGCGGGTCTTGCGTCCAGTGATAACATAGTGCAACCAGAAATGTTCTCGATATCTTACCGCACTCCTTTGTAGAAGAGCATTTGTTTCTCCCATTGCACGGAGATGTTCTATCAGCTCAAAAGCTGCATAACAAAGCAGAAAGGAAACGAAAAATCAGAATATAAACAACaccctcgagtttgagatcaGAAGACTTGAGTCAAGATGCAATGAACATGAGGATTAAGGACAAGGCAGGATAATCCAATTCAAATAGAAACAGTTTTCTAGAAGCAGAAAGAGTGACAAACTTGagtttaataaatttctcTTTCAAGTCCCGCCATCTTTAAGCAGAAGTATACTTCCACAATTGTCACAATTAAAGTCGTCATTTTTTCTGACTCAAATGGaataatttgatattattttgcTGAAATTAGAAATATAAGCCCAAGcttgaacatatatatttttaagtcGAAGCCTGATCCTTAAATTCTTCACTATATCTTGCTATTTGCCTCTCTTCTCTCTGAGGTTCCCCCCTTTTTTCTGTTCAACCTCTCTGTTTTAGCTATATGGTGAGCCCACTCTATAACTTCAGAATCTCCATTAAATCGAACTTTAGGCCTCATAATTATATAGCAGAGAGCTATTTAGAATTCAGCAGGGTCAAGAAAAGAGTCAATCAGCAAGAAGCGTACTTCTAGATGTCATTGCTTACCACTCTTATATCTAACAGTGTATTCATCAACATCAACACCTGGGAGGGAAAATCCTGCCCTGGTCAAGAGATTACCAGCATCTCGAACCTTCAACCAAACAGAAAAATGATTAAGTATTAATGTATTCTGACTGCATTAATCCACAACAGAGAGCAAATTAACACTTTTGATCCACTTCAGAAAATCAGCCCAGAAGGTAAAATCTTATAAGGCTGCAAAAGTGGTCAACTTATCAACGAGTCATGAGAAAAGTCTTCCAGGTAAGCCTTATTAATACTGAAGGTCATCCATATTAAGCAAGCAAACCAAACCCTGCTAATCAACTTTATCATCCTCAGGCAAAAACTTCCTCTTCTTAAGTCTTCATCCTCTAAAATAGTAATTTAATAGGAAAACTATCTCAAAATAATGGGGAGTAGAATAAGTACTTGTGCTAAAGGTGATACTCGTGGACTAATCCCTCCTTCACGCTCCATTTGTGCTATAGTGCATGCTATTCTGAGTTCCCTATACATACAAAATACAGTATAGAGAAATTTGTCAGGCATATTACTCCTCAAAATAACATCTATCTCACAGAGGCAAGTGGGCATAAACAACTTTAATGTTTCTCCACCCAAAATAGCGGCTAGGAAAAGGCCATCAGGCTTCAAACCCAGTTTACACTGCCACAGAACCAGACAAGAAAGTTGTGATCAATCACATAGATATTTCTTAGTATTACTATGCTCATGATAACTGTCAACCTTATTAATCTGGAAGAGAACTTGCGAGTTACTTAGTTCTGATAAATATTAAGGCACTTATCAATGTCATGCAGATGACTAATTTATCAGTCCTTCAATTACTTAGGCAGAAATTGTAGGTCAGGGCATGCACTTTTTCTTGGATGCATtgtattgatatatattgctTGAAGGCCAACCCTGGGGAATCAAAACATCGGTGCTGATGAAACTTTTTATGTGATTTGATACTTAAAAAGTTTTCTGAATTCATAATACAAATTTATCCTTCAGGAAGatgataaagaaaaataattgcaATTAATCATGTATATTAACCCTGCCACGTCCCAACTCCCAATGAAACATAAGTGCCACTACCATTAAACGCACTGCAGCACTAGTCAAGAAGTATTAGCTTGATCCCAAAAGTCTATATCCCTTGGTCTCCTTATGTTCCATTCTTCACCAATTTATGGCCAATATGACAAAACAGGAATATCCCAACACAAAAAAGTAAAGCCTGAAGCGTCATGCATGACATACTTACTTGTATCATTGCTCCAGGAAGATCATTTGTCCAATGTAGGCCCAGACAACTAATTACCAGATCTAGAGAGCTTCAAACCCACAAACACAACCTCTTAGAAGAATTTCACAATCATTCTCATTTATTTAGGAAAACAGACAAAACCTTTATTAAGGTCGAACCTTTCCTGGATAGGCAGAAACTCTTCATCAGCCACCACAAAGGATGTCTCGATGTTCTCATTGCCCATCTTCGGCTCAGACTCTTTACACAGTTTTATCATGTCATATGATGTATCCATCATAATGAGCTTTTCAATTGCACCTTGaatcagaaaaaagaaaaccgtAATCTCATATCAACAATCACTGAAGCTATCCTGGTCCCCACTGCaacatcaaaaaaataaataacagaATATCCCACAGAAATGCATAAAGATGGGCAGAATTTGGCAAAGAAACCAACTATTTGCTATCTGTCAAGCTCATTTATAGGCCATCTGTAAAAGGTGCCGAATCTAAAATTAAGATACTAAACCAGTACAACACTAAAATAAAGGGCACCAGATGACTGCTAACACCCGAATTCCGATTATACCATGAcccaattaataaattttcaaaaacacGGTAAAAGATCAAACTTTTATAGAACTTCTACAACGAGCTCTCACCGCGGCCGCGAAGCAAACGCCTGACCGCTGCCAAGGAGCCGCCCAGACACAATGCCGTTGGAAATGTTTTCTTGCAGTCCTAAAAGAGGTAACAGCACGATTAAAATAGTGAAATTAAACCACAAAATAGAGAAGAAACACAGCGTCCGCGATCGAACCATCACTGAAAGCTCGCTACCAGTCTTACCTCCAAGCGGTCCAGGAGATTTTCAGCAACCGTGTCAGTGAGGGAATCCTGGGGACGCATCAACCACGCCGCTCGATCGCGCTGCCAACAATTGAGCGAAGCTCAGCAGCTTAGTAACAGATGTAACGACAGAATTGACGACAAGGAGAGGCAAATTTCAGTTCGTGTGGGCTTTACGTGCTTGCGCTTGAGGTCGCGGTCGAAGATCTTCACCCGCGAGCTTCCCTCgctgtcggtggagaagcagAACCGATCTTTTGGTAGTGTAGTGCCTGAGCTCCGCAGTAAGCGAGAAGAGGCAGAAGCAGAGCCATTGATCCTCCGGAGacggaagaggaagcctctcATTGTTGGTAGATCACCCAATAACTTCTCCAAGTTGAGAAGTTTGAGAATGGAAAGACGAATGTGAGCGGCCGCaggcacagagagagagagagagagagagagagagatgggccAGTCGGGCCATTACCAGCCTACTGGGCCAAGGATGATGATATTCGGGGTATAATCGGG
This region includes:
- the LOC116189216 gene encoding putative methyltransferase At1g22800, mitochondrial isoform X2, whose protein sequence is MRGFLFRLRRINGSASASSRLLRSSGTTLPKDRFCFSTDSEGSSRVKIFDRDLKRKHRDRAAWLMRPQDSLTDTVAENLLDRLEDCKKTFPTALCLGGSLAAVRRLLRGRGAIEKLIMMDTSYDMIKLCKESEPKMGNENIETSFVVADEEFLPIQESSLDLVISCLGLHWTNDLPGAMIQCKLGLKPDGLFLAAILGGETLKELRIACTIAQMEREGGISPRVSPLAQVRDAGNLLTRAGFSLPGVDVDEYTVRYKSAFELIEHLRAMGETNALLQRSAILKRETALATAAIYESMFAAEDGTIPATFQVIYMTGWKEHASQPKAKRRGSATISFKDIREQFGSGD
- the LOC116189216 gene encoding putative methyltransferase At1g22800, mitochondrial isoform X1, yielding MRGFLFRLRRINGSASASSRLLRSSGTTLPKDRFCFSTDSEGSSRVKIFDRDLKRKHRDRAAWLMRPQDSLTDTVAENLLDRLEDCKKTFPTALCLGGSLAAVRRLLRGRGAIEKLIMMDTSYDMIKLCKESEPKMGNENIETSFVVADEEFLPIQESSLDLVISCLGLHWTNDLPGAMIQCKLGLKPDGLFLAAILGGETLKLFMPTCLCEIDVILRSNMPDKFLYTVFCMYRELRIACTIAQMEREGGISPRVSPLAQVRDAGNLLTRAGFSLPGVDVDEYTVRYKSAFELIEHLRAMGETNALLQRSAILKRETALATAAIYESMFAAEDGTIPATFQVIYMTGWKEHASQPKAKRRGSATISFKDIREQFGSGD
- the LOC116189216 gene encoding putative methyltransferase At1g22800, mitochondrial isoform X3, which encodes MRGFLFRLRRINGSASASSRLLRSSGTTLPKDRFCFSTDSEGSSRVKIFDRDLKRKHRDRAAWLMRPQDSLTDTVAENLLDRLEDCKKTFPTALCLGGSLAAVRRLLRGRGAIEKLIMMDTSYDMIKLCKESEPKMGNENIETSFVVADEEFLPIQESSLDLVISCLGLHWTNDLPGAMIQCKLGLKPDGLFLAAILGGETLKLFMPTCLCEIDVILRSNMPDKFLYTVFCMYRELRIACTIAQMEREGGISPRVSPLAQVRDAGNLLTRAGFSLPGVDVDEYTVRYKSAFELIEHLRAMGETNALLQRSAILKRERIRILI